The following coding sequences lie in one Apium graveolens cultivar Ventura chromosome 3, ASM990537v1, whole genome shotgun sequence genomic window:
- the LOC141711344 gene encoding 28 kDa ribonucleoprotein, chloroplastic — MALLQVKSSSLSSTSHQKVFFCPSLPTNFITFPPSLSFNSLSYITPNAPLFKTHKSLFLAQAAVETPVEIEVEKDEEEEEEDEESRTRVCVQNVPWDCSASDVRPLFEKFGTVVSVELSMYNKTRNRGLAFVTMGSHEEAVTALTKLEAFEFEGRSLRLAWAKPRKKKVIPPPVLPKQVPIHNLFVANLPFQARAKDLMEFFNSENANVVSAEVIFRENPRGSAGYGFISFNTKEEADAVLSTFQGKLFMGRPIRIALSKKFLRKETKASMEQESTPSSQLNSDEEQTVEKTETSAEV; from the exons ATGGCTTTACTTCAAGTTAAATCATCTTCACTTTCATCAACCTCCCATCAAAAAGTCTTTTTTTGCCCATCTTTACCCACAAATTTCATAACTTTCCCACCCTCTCTTTCTTTCAATTCTCTATCTTATATTACTCCTAATGCACCTCTCTTTAAAACCCACAAATCTTTATTTTTAGCTCAAGCTGCTGTCGAAACCCCTGTTGAAATTGAGGTGGAAAAAGatgaagaggaggaggaggaAGATGAAGAATCAAGAACTAGAGTGTGTGTGCAAAATGTGCCATGGGATTGTAGTGCAAGTGATGTTAGGCCTCTTTTCGAAAAGTTTGGGACTGTTGTTAGTGTTGAG CTGTCGATGTACAACAAAACAAGGAACAGGGGTTTAGCTTTTGTTACAATGGGCTCACACGAGGAAGCTGTAACAGCTCTCACTAAGCTCGAAGCCTTT GAATTTGAAGGTAGATCTTTGAGGCTTGCATGGGCGAAGCCACGAAAGAAGAAGGTTATACCTCCTCCAGTACTACCAAAGCAGGTGCCAATCCACAACTTGTTTGTGGCTAATTTGCCGTTCCAGGCTAGGGCCAAAGACCTTATGGAgttttttaattctgaaaatgcTAATGTTGTTTCTGCGGAAGTTATTTTCCGTGAAAATCCGAGAGGGTCTGCGGGCTATGGATTTATCTCCTTCAATACTAAAGAGGAGGCTGATGCAGTGCTCTCTACTTTTCAAGGAAAG TTGTTTATGGGACGACCGATTAGAATAGCACTTAGTAAAAAGTTTTTGAGAAAAGAGACGAAGGCGAGTATGGAACAAGAAAGTACTCCAAGCAGCCAGTTAAACTCGGATGAGGAGCAAACAGTGGAGAAAACAGAGACATCTGCTGAAGTTTAA
- the LOC141711345 gene encoding uncharacterized protein LOC141711345 → MWIIGGLPKTWKGWLVGMVVTVVIPLMTNKWGTLSKWTKKIEDAVQKVEDIVEAVEDVAEKVEKIAEDIIEDLPDGKLKTAIGLFEHAAEVIARDAKQIDNVIDKFQEEEDKLQAYIEEQRNATAKKDKDM, encoded by the exons GGAGGTCTTCCGAAGACTTGGAAAGGATGGCTGGTGGGGATGGTGGTGACAGTTGTTATCCCTTTGATGACTAACAAGTGGGGAACTTTGTCGAAATGgacaa agaaaatagAAGATGCAGTGCAGAAGGTGGAAGATATCGTGGAAGCAGTGGAAGACGTGGCGGAGAAAGTGGAGAAGATTGCAGAAGACATTATTGAAGACTTGCCGGATGGAAAACTCAAGACTGCAATTGGTTTGTTTGAACATGCAGCTGAAGTAATAGCAAGGGATGCCAAGCAAATTGACAATGTCATTGACAAG TTTCAGGAAGAAGAAGATAAGTTGCAAGCTTATATTGAAGAACAACGCAATGCGACTGCTAAAAAGGACAAGGACATGTAG